A window of Natrinema versiforme contains these coding sequences:
- a CDS encoding TIGR04024 family LLM class F420-dependent oxidoreductase encodes MTDRDVHLPVAAQPTIDSIVDYAQTAEDGGYDCAWLPETWGRDGVTVLSAMAERTESIDIGSSILNTYSRTPAVLGQTAATLQELSEGRFRLGLGPSGPVVIENWHGVEYGNPLRRTRETVDIVRQVLSGETVDYDGEEFDLSGFRLRCDPPETPPPIEVTGMGPKAVELAGRFADGWHGIMLTPEGMAERIEDIERGADLGDRDPDDVQVTAGVTCCVLDDPAEARALTRQHIGFYIGGMGTFYRDALERQGYDEAAEIHDAWQAGDRERALELVDEAILDDLCAVGDPETAREQLEAYEAVDGLDAIAVSFPRGASEEQVRQTMDAVAPDA; translated from the coding sequence ATGACTGATAGAGATGTCCACCTGCCGGTGGCCGCACAGCCGACGATCGACTCGATCGTCGACTACGCTCAGACGGCCGAGGACGGCGGCTACGACTGCGCGTGGCTCCCCGAGACGTGGGGACGGGACGGCGTCACGGTGCTCTCTGCGATGGCCGAACGCACCGAGTCGATCGATATCGGCTCGAGCATCCTGAACACCTACTCGCGGACGCCGGCCGTGCTGGGCCAGACGGCGGCGACGCTACAGGAGCTGTCGGAGGGCCGGTTCCGGCTGGGACTCGGTCCGAGCGGGCCCGTCGTGATCGAGAACTGGCACGGCGTCGAGTACGGCAACCCGCTCCGGCGCACCCGCGAGACGGTCGACATCGTCCGGCAGGTACTGTCGGGCGAGACCGTCGACTACGACGGTGAGGAGTTCGATCTGTCCGGATTCCGCCTGCGCTGTGACCCGCCGGAGACCCCGCCGCCGATCGAGGTCACCGGCATGGGGCCCAAGGCGGTCGAACTCGCGGGCCGCTTCGCCGACGGCTGGCACGGCATCATGCTCACCCCCGAGGGGATGGCAGAGCGCATCGAAGACATCGAGCGCGGTGCCGACCTCGGCGACCGCGACCCCGACGACGTACAGGTCACCGCCGGCGTCACCTGCTGCGTGCTGGACGATCCGGCGGAGGCCCGCGCGCTCACCCGCCAGCACATCGGGTTCTACATCGGCGGCATGGGCACGTTCTACCGCGACGCCCTCGAGCGCCAGGGCTACGACGAGGCCGCGGAGATCCACGACGCGTGGCAGGCCGGCGACCGCGAGCGCGCACTCGAACTGGTCGACGAGGCCATCCTTGACGACCTCTGTGCGGTCGGCGATCCCGAGACCGCCCGCGAGCAACTCGAGGCCTACGAGGCGGTCGACGGCCTCGACGCCATCGCGGTCAGCTTCCCGCGCGGCGCGAGCGAGGAACAGGTCCGCCAGACGATGGACGCGGTCGCACCCGACGCCTGA